The following proteins are co-located in the Vigna unguiculata cultivar IT97K-499-35 chromosome 9, ASM411807v1, whole genome shotgun sequence genome:
- the LOC114163252 gene encoding kinetochore protein SPC25 homolog isoform X2 has product MASICDTDIPLQLKNIDAFVASYRNSLQSITATAIKTARSQSQLTEVKAKLRESEKELVKALAVKTRREAKRMALKDAIASVKERVEVMKTRIQRRRTKCEECATVVSQHRLVLTASEQQSNESNELKDEAQEAISWYNRILGFHVEGGHGVKFTFKNINENNPNEEFCFTIRHEDDMYTLLNCEPSLKDIDKLIHELNKTNGLFKFVRTMRRKFQEAVTQGSSRLKLAMLQSSPWLLFMALSCGYHY; this is encoded by the exons ATGGCGTCAATTTGCGACACCGATATCCCGCTCCAACTGAAGAACATCGACGCTTTCGTCGCTTCTTACAGAAACTCTCTTCAATCAATCACTGCCACCGCAATCAAAACCGCGCGATCTCAAT CTCAACTGACAGAGGTTAAAGCTAAACTGAGGGAGTCTGAGAAGGAATTGGTAAAGGCGCTGGCAG TTAAGACTCGGAGAGAGGCGAAGAGAATGGCTCTAAAGGATGCTATTGCTTCTGTGAAGGAACGAGTTGAAGTTATGAAGACAAGGATTCAGAGGCGGAGAACCAAGTGCGAAGAATGTGCCACTGTTGTATCGCAACACCGGCTTG TTTTGACAGCATCTGAACAGCAATCAAATGAAAGCAATGAACTTAAAGATGAAGCCCAGGAGGCCATATCTTGGTACAATAGGATCCTTGGTTTTCATGTTGAAGGAGGACATG GGGTTAAATTCACTTTCAAGAATATTAATGAAAACAACCCAAATGAAGAGTTCTGTTTTACCATCCGTCATGAAGATGACATGTATACAT TGCTAAATTGTGAACCATCTCTCAAAGATATTGACAAGTTGATTCAcgaattaaacaaaacaaatggGCTATTTAAATTTGTCAGAACAATGAGGAGAAAATTTCAAGAAGCAGTGACACAAG GTTCATCCAGGTTGAAATTGGCGATGTTGCAGAGTAGTCCCTGGCTCTTATTCATGGCTCTAAGTTGTGGCTATCACTACTAA
- the LOC114163252 gene encoding kinetochore protein SPC25 homolog isoform X1: MASICDTDIPLQLKNIDAFVASYRNSLQSITATAIKTARSQSQLTEVKAKLRESEKELVKALAVKTRREAKRMALKDAIASVKERVEVMKTRIQRRRTKCEECATVVSQHRLVLTASEQQSNESNELKDEAQEAISWYNRILGFHVEGGHGVKFTFKNINENNPNEEFCFTIRHEDDMYTLLNCEPSLKDIDKLIHELNKTNGLFKFVRTMRRKFQEAVTQGSLSMTTNEHQESTFISASAPVLSTLTITEGYEHQGEPTKGNTHLQKQVHQRMVKSAILSPGSASSVCQSPRLKARK, translated from the exons ATGGCGTCAATTTGCGACACCGATATCCCGCTCCAACTGAAGAACATCGACGCTTTCGTCGCTTCTTACAGAAACTCTCTTCAATCAATCACTGCCACCGCAATCAAAACCGCGCGATCTCAAT CTCAACTGACAGAGGTTAAAGCTAAACTGAGGGAGTCTGAGAAGGAATTGGTAAAGGCGCTGGCAG TTAAGACTCGGAGAGAGGCGAAGAGAATGGCTCTAAAGGATGCTATTGCTTCTGTGAAGGAACGAGTTGAAGTTATGAAGACAAGGATTCAGAGGCGGAGAACCAAGTGCGAAGAATGTGCCACTGTTGTATCGCAACACCGGCTTG TTTTGACAGCATCTGAACAGCAATCAAATGAAAGCAATGAACTTAAAGATGAAGCCCAGGAGGCCATATCTTGGTACAATAGGATCCTTGGTTTTCATGTTGAAGGAGGACATG GGGTTAAATTCACTTTCAAGAATATTAATGAAAACAACCCAAATGAAGAGTTCTGTTTTACCATCCGTCATGAAGATGACATGTATACAT TGCTAAATTGTGAACCATCTCTCAAAGATATTGACAAGTTGATTCAcgaattaaacaaaacaaatggGCTATTTAAATTTGTCAGAACAATGAGGAGAAAATTTCAAGAAGCAGTGACACAAG GCAGTCTATCTATGACAACAAATGAACACCAAGAGTCCACCTTTATCTCTGCATCTGCTCCAGTTTTGTCGACATTAACCATTACAGAAGGATATGAACATCAAGGTGAACCCACCAAAGGTAATACGCATCTCCAGAAACAAGTCCATCAAAGAATGGTAAAATCAGCAATTCTATCCCCTGGATCTGCATCATCTGTTTGTCAATCTCCTCGTTTGAAG GCCAGGAAATGA